In one Lysobacter alkalisoli genomic region, the following are encoded:
- the hutU gene encoding urocanate hydratase: MSSTHTRHDPSRTIRAPRGGELSCKSWLSEAPFRMIQNNLDPEVAERPEDLVVYGGIGRAARDWESYDAILESLKKLDDNETLLVQSGKPVGIFPTHPDAPRVLIANSNLVPAWANWEHFNELDRKGLMMYGQMTAGSWIYIGSQGIVQGTYETFVEMGRQHYGGDLKGKWILTAGLGGMGGAQPLAASLAGACSLNIECQQSRIDMRLRTRYVDEQASDIDDALARIEKYCEAGEAKSIALLGNAAEILPQLVERGVRPDAVTDQTSAHDPVHGYLPIGWTVEQWERMQREDPVRVRDAAKKSMRVHVEAMLKFEDMGIPVFDYGNNIRQMAKDEGCANAFDFPGFVPAYVRPLFCRGIGPFRWVALSGDPEDIYKTDAKVKELIPDDAHLHNWLDMAKERISFQGLPARICWVGLGLRHKLGLAFNEMVRNGELKAPVVIGRDHLDSGSVASPNRETEAMQDGSDAVSDWPLLNAMLNVAGGATWVSLHHGGGVGMGYSQHSGVVIVCDGSEEADKRIARVLWNDPGTGVMRHADAGYEIAKQCAEEQGLKLPML; this comes from the coding sequence ATGAGCAGCACGCATACCCGCCACGACCCCTCCCGCACGATCCGCGCCCCACGCGGCGGCGAACTGAGCTGCAAGTCCTGGCTGAGCGAGGCACCGTTCCGGATGATCCAGAACAACCTCGATCCCGAGGTCGCCGAGCGCCCGGAGGACCTGGTCGTCTACGGTGGCATCGGCCGCGCCGCGCGCGACTGGGAGAGTTACGACGCGATCCTCGAGTCGCTGAAGAAGCTTGACGACAACGAAACCTTGCTGGTGCAGTCGGGCAAGCCGGTCGGCATCTTCCCGACCCATCCGGATGCGCCGCGCGTGTTGATCGCCAACTCCAACCTGGTGCCGGCCTGGGCCAACTGGGAGCACTTCAACGAGCTCGATCGCAAGGGCCTGATGATGTATGGCCAGATGACCGCCGGCAGCTGGATCTACATCGGCAGCCAGGGCATCGTGCAGGGCACCTACGAGACCTTCGTCGAAATGGGCCGCCAGCACTACGGCGGCGACCTCAAGGGCAAGTGGATCCTGACCGCCGGCCTCGGCGGCATGGGCGGCGCGCAGCCGCTGGCGGCGTCGCTGGCGGGTGCCTGCAGCCTCAATATCGAGTGCCAGCAGAGCCGCATCGACATGCGCCTGCGTACCCGCTACGTCGACGAGCAGGCCAGCGATATCGACGACGCGCTGGCCCGGATCGAGAAGTACTGCGAAGCCGGCGAGGCGAAGTCGATCGCGTTGCTCGGCAACGCCGCCGAGATCCTGCCGCAGCTGGTCGAGCGTGGCGTGCGCCCGGACGCGGTCACCGACCAGACCAGCGCCCACGACCCGGTACACGGTTACCTGCCGATCGGCTGGACGGTCGAGCAGTGGGAACGCATGCAGCGCGAGGACCCGGTGCGCGTGCGCGACGCGGCCAAGAAGTCGATGCGCGTGCATGTGGAGGCGATGCTGAAGTTCGAGGACATGGGCATCCCGGTGTTCGACTACGGCAACAACATCCGCCAGATGGCCAAGGACGAGGGCTGCGCGAATGCGTTCGACTTCCCCGGCTTCGTCCCCGCCTACGTGCGTCCGCTGTTCTGCCGCGGCATCGGCCCGTTCCGCTGGGTCGCGCTGTCCGGCGATCCGGAGGACATTTACAAGACCGACGCCAAGGTCAAGGAACTGATCCCTGACGACGCCCACCTGCACAACTGGCTGGACATGGCGAAGGAGCGGATCAGCTTCCAGGGCCTGCCTGCGCGCATCTGCTGGGTCGGCCTGGGCCTGCGCCACAAGCTCGGCCTCGCCTTCAACGAGATGGTCCGCAATGGCGAGCTGAAGGCACCGGTGGTGATCGGCCGCGACCACCTCGACAGCGGTTCGGTCGCCTCGCCCAACCGCGAGACCGAGGCGATGCAGGACGGTTCCGATGCCGTGTCCGACTGGCCACTGCTCAACGCCATGCTCAATGTCGCCGGCGGCGCCACCTGGGTCAGCCTGCACCACGGCGGTGGCGTCGGCATGGGCTACAGCCAGCACAGCGGCGTGGTCATCGTCTGCGACGGCAGTGAGGAAGCGGACAAGCGCATCGCCCGCGTGCTGTGGAACGACCCCGGCACCGGTGTGATGCGTCACGCGGACGCGGGTTACGAGATCGCGAAGCAGTGCGCGGAAGAGCAGGGACTGAAGTTGCCGATGCTATAA
- the bla gene encoding class A beta-lactamase — MSLDMTSRRRFLAASLGAATLALPSSRVLAGIPKEGPLAQLAALERRHGGQLGVAILDAHSGRRINHRGEERFALLSTFKFLAAALVLARVDRGEERLERRVVFEREALVPYSPVTEGRTGGAGMSLAELCHATVTISDNTAGNLLLESFGGPPALTAFARTLGDRHTRLDRIEPELNIVPPGEERDTTTPAAMLTSMRALLIDETLSAASRQQLVDWLVATSTGDARLRAGFPQGWRVGNKTGTNGNASNDIAIAWPPGRAPLLVSAYYDNGELPPEQRDAVLAEVGRIVASLPAGV, encoded by the coding sequence ATGAGCCTGGATATGACTTCCCGCCGCCGTTTCCTGGCCGCATCGCTGGGTGCCGCAACGCTGGCGCTGCCATCTTCACGTGTGTTGGCGGGCATCCCGAAGGAGGGTCCGCTTGCGCAGCTGGCCGCGCTTGAACGCCGTCATGGCGGCCAGCTGGGCGTGGCGATCCTCGACGCGCATAGCGGCCGCCGCATCAATCACCGTGGCGAAGAACGCTTCGCCTTGCTGAGCACCTTCAAGTTCCTGGCCGCGGCACTGGTGTTGGCCCGGGTCGATCGGGGCGAGGAGCGGCTCGAACGCCGCGTCGTGTTCGAACGTGAGGCGTTGGTGCCGTACTCGCCGGTCACCGAGGGGCGCACGGGTGGGGCGGGCATGTCTCTGGCCGAGCTGTGTCATGCCACGGTCACGATCAGCGACAACACCGCCGGCAATCTGCTGCTGGAGAGCTTTGGCGGGCCGCCTGCACTGACCGCTTTCGCGCGCACGCTGGGGGACCGCCATACCCGGCTCGACCGGATCGAGCCGGAGCTCAACATCGTTCCGCCGGGCGAGGAGCGGGACACCACCACCCCTGCGGCGATGCTGACGAGCATGCGTGCGTTGTTGATCGACGAAACGCTGTCGGCCGCATCGCGACAACAGCTGGTCGACTGGCTGGTGGCGACCAGCACCGGCGATGCCCGTCTGCGTGCCGGCTTTCCGCAAGGCTGGCGCGTGGGCAACAAGACCGGCACCAATGGCAACGCCAGCAACGATATCGCCATCGCCTGGCCGCCGGGGCGCGCCCCGTTGCTGGTCAGTGCGTACTACGACAATGGCGAACTGCCCCCGGAGCAGCGCGATGCCGTGCTGGCGGAAGTGGGGCGGATTGTTGCCAGCCTGCCGGCCGGGGTATAG
- a CDS encoding MATE family efflux transporter gives MNDESRSSTDRPAAGVAEAALHAPPQSIWSALREAVRGTGADYTRIPLRKAVFLLAVPMVLELVLESTFAVVDIYFVGKLGSSAVATVGLTESYLFLLYSIAMGLSMAVTAVVARRIGEHKPDEAAITAVQAILIAVLASVPFAVAGIVYAKELLQLMGADPWTLEHGYRYMQWMLGGNAVIMLLFVINAIYRGAGDAAIAMRVLWVANGLNIVLDPILIFGLGPIPAMGIEGAAIATNIGRGAGVLMQLWILFRGGRHIRVGLSQLKWHGATAFNIVRTSLGGIGQMIVATTSWIFLVRILASFGSDAVAGATIAIRVMMFTLMPAWGMSNAAATLVGQNLGADQPDRAEASVWRIGWYNMAFTLAVSVLFFFFHDRIVGLFSDDPKVIAIGGEWLRILSYSYFVYGWWMVAVQAFNGAGDTATPTWINLVFFWLIQIPLSYALAISLGWEHTGVFWGVFVSETSVGLFTLWLFSRGRWKTMQV, from the coding sequence ATGAACGACGAATCCCGGTCCTCGACCGACCGACCCGCGGCCGGCGTTGCCGAAGCCGCGCTGCATGCGCCCCCGCAATCCATCTGGTCCGCGTTGCGCGAGGCGGTCCGCGGCACCGGCGCGGATTACACCAGGATCCCGCTGCGCAAGGCGGTATTCCTGCTCGCGGTGCCGATGGTGCTGGAGTTGGTGCTCGAGTCCACTTTCGCGGTGGTCGACATCTACTTTGTCGGCAAGCTCGGCTCGTCGGCGGTGGCCACGGTCGGGCTGACCGAGAGCTACCTGTTCCTGCTCTATTCGATCGCGATGGGCCTGTCGATGGCAGTGACCGCGGTGGTCGCCCGGCGCATCGGCGAGCACAAGCCCGACGAGGCCGCGATCACCGCGGTGCAGGCGATCCTGATCGCAGTCCTGGCATCGGTACCGTTCGCGGTGGCCGGTATCGTCTATGCGAAGGAGCTGCTGCAGTTGATGGGCGCCGATCCCTGGACGCTCGAGCACGGCTACCGCTACATGCAATGGATGCTCGGCGGCAACGCGGTGATCATGCTGCTGTTCGTGATCAATGCGATCTATCGCGGTGCCGGCGATGCCGCCATCGCGATGCGGGTGCTGTGGGTGGCCAATGGCCTGAACATCGTGCTCGACCCGATCCTGATTTTCGGCCTGGGACCGATCCCGGCAATGGGGATCGAAGGCGCGGCCATCGCCACCAACATCGGTCGTGGCGCCGGCGTGCTGATGCAGTTGTGGATCCTGTTCCGCGGCGGTCGGCACATCCGCGTGGGGCTTTCCCAGCTCAAGTGGCATGGCGCGACTGCGTTCAACATCGTGCGTACCTCGCTGGGCGGGATCGGCCAGATGATCGTGGCGACCACTTCGTGGATCTTCCTGGTGCGGATCCTGGCCAGCTTCGGCAGCGACGCGGTGGCCGGGGCGACGATCGCGATCCGGGTCATGATGTTCACCCTGATGCCGGCCTGGGGCATGTCCAACGCCGCCGCGACCCTGGTCGGGCAGAACCTGGGCGCCGACCAGCCCGACCGCGCCGAGGCCTCGGTGTGGCGGATCGGCTGGTACAACATGGCCTTCACCCTTGCGGTGTCGGTGCTGTTCTTCTTCTTCCACGACCGTATCGTGGGATTGTTCAGCGACGACCCGAAGGTGATCGCGATCGGCGGCGAATGGCTGCGGATCCTGTCGTACTCGTACTTCGTCTACGGCTGGTGGATGGTGGCGGTACAGGCCTTCAACGGTGCCGGCGACACCGCCACGCCGACCTGGATCAACCTGGTGTTCTTCTGGCTGATCCAGATCCCGCTGTCGTATGCGCTCGCGATCAGCCTGGGCTGGGAGCACACGGGCGTGTTCTGGGGCGTGTTCGTGTCCGAGACCTCGGTCGGCCTGTTCACCCTGTGGCTGTTCTCGCGCGGGCGCTGGAAGACGATGCAGGTGTAG
- a CDS encoding class I SAM-dependent methyltransferase, with amino-acid sequence MARLNVDGPIPESMAMIVGGRLGYWILKTFWPGGCGREDGAMPAGLDARLRQYFGDDFFEQIRGKTVIDFGCGPGHETVEMARQGAARVIGIDIQQRMLDAGEAHAREQGVAERCSFVTHTDEKADFVISKDAFEHFDDPEGVLALMAGLLKPGGRVLAAFGPTWFHPYGGHLFSVFPWSHLVFTEKALIRWRSDFKSDGATRFNEVEGGLNGMTIHRFERQVAHGPLQLEVLDTRPIRGLGLLRHRWLREFGSSLVVCRMAAR; translated from the coding sequence ATGGCCCGCCTGAACGTGGACGGGCCCATACCGGAGAGCATGGCGATGATCGTGGGTGGCAGGCTCGGTTACTGGATCCTGAAGACGTTCTGGCCCGGAGGCTGCGGGCGTGAAGACGGCGCCATGCCGGCCGGGCTCGATGCCAGGCTGCGGCAGTATTTTGGCGATGACTTCTTCGAGCAGATACGCGGCAAGACCGTTATCGACTTCGGTTGCGGCCCGGGCCACGAGACGGTGGAGATGGCCCGGCAGGGCGCTGCACGCGTCATCGGCATCGACATCCAGCAGCGGATGCTGGATGCCGGCGAGGCACATGCCCGCGAGCAGGGCGTGGCCGAACGCTGCAGTTTCGTCACTCATACCGACGAGAAGGCCGATTTCGTGATCAGCAAGGATGCCTTCGAACATTTCGATGATCCGGAAGGCGTGCTGGCGCTCATGGCTGGCCTGCTCAAGCCCGGTGGCCGGGTGCTGGCGGCGTTCGGGCCGACCTGGTTCCATCCCTACGGCGGCCACCTGTTCTCGGTGTTTCCGTGGTCGCATCTGGTGTTCACCGAGAAGGCCCTGATCCGCTGGCGCTCGGACTTCAAATCCGATGGCGCGACCCGCTTCAACGAGGTCGAGGGTGGACTCAACGGCATGACCATCCACCGCTTCGAGCGACAGGTGGCGCATGGCCCGCTGCAACTCGAAGTGCTGGACACGCGGCCGATCCGAGGGCTGGGCCTGCTTCGGCATCGATGGCTGCGCGAGTTCGGCTCCTCTCTGGTGGTGTGCCGGATGGCGGCACGCTGA
- a CDS encoding DUF1697 domain-containing protein, with product MKTWICLLRAVNVGGTGKLPMAELRALCERAGFSDVRTYIASGNVVLRGTLPAQEVKTVLERALEARMGKRVGVMVRTPQEMQAVLQGNPFPDAAPNRVLAVFLDAPPPADALDAASGRKDERLALGRREIYIDYGSGMADSKLKVPAASAGTARNMNTVAKLVEMARE from the coding sequence ATGAAAACCTGGATTTGCCTGCTGCGCGCGGTCAACGTCGGCGGCACCGGCAAACTACCGATGGCTGAGTTGCGCGCGCTGTGCGAACGGGCCGGTTTCAGCGACGTGCGTACCTACATCGCCAGCGGAAATGTCGTGCTGCGCGGCACGCTCCCGGCGCAAGAGGTGAAGACCGTGCTGGAGCGAGCCCTGGAAGCACGCATGGGCAAGCGCGTCGGCGTGATGGTGCGCACGCCCCAGGAAATGCAGGCGGTGCTGCAGGGCAACCCGTTTCCGGATGCTGCACCAAACCGGGTGTTGGCGGTGTTCCTCGACGCGCCACCGCCGGCTGATGCGCTCGATGCTGCCAGTGGTCGCAAGGACGAACGGCTGGCCTTGGGCCGACGCGAGATATACATCGACTACGGCAGCGGCATGGCCGATTCGAAGCTCAAGGTGCCCGCCGCCTCGGCCGGTACCGCGCGCAACATGAACACAGTGGCGAAGCTGGTGGAAATGGCGCGAGAGTAG
- a CDS encoding DUF3857 domain-containing transglutaminase family protein has protein sequence MNLGRWKAGLFVMAMALACAASANEADDRVWQVEYENIHYVVNTDGSHTESRETATRVLKESVLEYAKRASVGYSSSIQKADVLEAYTLKADGRRIPVPPGNYQISASSGQDGDSPVYSDRTTLTVVFPDLAVGDTTVFSYRLTASTPMFEGHFSVIESFSPATYYGDVKVSIDAPESLEARHLAWQMRESSVQRKGRKLVEWRWQNRNPVEQEDLRDSVFSFERYPGYAFSTFDSYEAIAQAYGGPANAKAVPTPRIRSLADEIAGDAQEPRAVAKRLYEWVSRNVTYAGNCIGLGAVVPRDLDVVLDNRMGDCKDHATLLQALLEARGIESTQALINAGGTYTLPDIPVASVVNHVINYIPGMDLYLDSTAATVPFGSLPGSATGKPVLLVDGHHPEARTPTQDIGRDGQKLMTTLRIKQDGSVSGTQQLELSGRLAARARDQFRGVSATDAGQLVKRYFQQSALKASGSVSYPDPTPLLEQFSIDAEFEVEQMLPVPGGFHVQPWFITYAPVMMLVAGNVGSDELPSGESNCGGIFSEEEYTLEFPDELEVVALPPDVSLESEDVTYTATHRRDGNRIHVRRLLNDRTPGPVCSPEYNAGYSDMMRKILPGLRSQIVYLRDSGKS, from the coding sequence GTGAATCTTGGACGATGGAAGGCTGGCCTGTTCGTCATGGCCATGGCGCTGGCCTGTGCCGCAAGCGCGAACGAAGCCGATGACCGGGTGTGGCAGGTCGAGTACGAGAACATCCACTATGTCGTCAATACGGACGGCAGCCATACCGAATCGCGCGAGACGGCGACGCGTGTGCTGAAGGAGTCGGTGCTCGAGTACGCGAAGAGGGCTTCCGTGGGCTACAGCAGCAGCATCCAGAAGGCCGACGTGCTGGAGGCCTACACGCTGAAGGCTGACGGCCGCAGGATCCCGGTGCCGCCTGGAAACTACCAGATCAGTGCGAGCTCGGGACAGGATGGCGATTCCCCGGTCTACTCGGACCGCACCACACTGACTGTGGTGTTCCCCGACCTGGCGGTCGGCGACACCACCGTTTTCTCCTATCGGTTGACCGCATCCACGCCGATGTTTGAGGGGCATTTTTCGGTCATCGAGAGCTTCAGCCCGGCGACCTACTACGGTGACGTGAAGGTGAGTATCGATGCGCCGGAGAGTCTCGAAGCCCGCCACTTGGCCTGGCAGATGCGCGAGTCGTCCGTGCAAAGAAAGGGGCGCAAACTCGTCGAGTGGCGTTGGCAGAACCGCAACCCGGTGGAGCAGGAGGACCTGCGCGACTCGGTTTTCAGCTTCGAGCGCTACCCGGGCTACGCGTTCTCGACATTCGACAGCTACGAGGCGATCGCGCAGGCCTACGGCGGCCCGGCCAATGCCAAGGCGGTGCCCACACCCCGTATCCGCAGCCTTGCCGACGAGATCGCAGGCGATGCACAGGAGCCGAGGGCTGTCGCCAAACGCTTGTACGAATGGGTGTCGCGCAACGTCACCTACGCGGGCAACTGCATCGGGCTGGGTGCCGTCGTTCCACGTGACCTGGATGTCGTGCTGGACAACCGCATGGGCGACTGCAAGGACCATGCGACCCTGTTGCAGGCCCTGCTTGAGGCCAGGGGCATCGAAAGCACCCAGGCGCTTATCAACGCCGGAGGGACCTACACACTGCCGGACATCCCGGTGGCGTCGGTAGTCAACCACGTCATCAACTACATCCCGGGAATGGACCTGTACCTGGACTCGACAGCGGCGACCGTACCGTTCGGCAGCCTGCCCGGCAGCGCCACCGGCAAGCCGGTGTTGCTGGTGGATGGTCATCATCCGGAAGCCAGGACGCCGACCCAGGACATTGGCCGGGATGGCCAGAAGCTGATGACGACATTGCGGATCAAGCAGGATGGTTCCGTATCGGGAACCCAGCAGCTCGAGCTGAGTGGCCGCCTGGCGGCGCGCGCGCGCGACCAGTTTCGTGGCGTGTCGGCGACCGATGCCGGGCAACTGGTCAAGCGCTATTTCCAGCAAAGTGCACTGAAGGCCAGCGGCTCGGTAAGCTATCCCGATCCGACGCCCTTGCTGGAGCAGTTCAGCATCGATGCCGAGTTCGAGGTGGAGCAGATGCTTCCCGTGCCGGGTGGCTTCCATGTCCAGCCGTGGTTCATCACCTATGCGCCGGTCATGATGCTGGTCGCCGGCAACGTGGGAAGCGACGAGCTCCCGTCGGGGGAGAGCAATTGCGGTGGGATCTTCTCCGAGGAGGAGTACACCCTGGAGTTCCCGGACGAGCTGGAAGTCGTCGCATTGCCGCCGGATGTTTCGCTCGAGTCCGAAGATGTCACCTATACCGCGACCCATCGGCGGGACGGCAACCGGATCCACGTCCGACGCCTTCTCAACGACCGCACGCCAGGCCCGGTCTGCTCGCCGGAATACAATGCCGGGTACTCGGACATGATGCGGAAGATTCTGCCCGGGCTGCGCTCGCAGATCGTTTACCTGCGGGATTCAGGGAAGTCATGA
- a CDS encoding SpoIIAA family protein yields the protein MIEILKSAPHVAAFHFTGTLSGEDYDTCIAEVETRLSLNPRIAVYTDLTGMTGMSAEAMGKDVRYAIGKFGEYSRFARSAVVTERHWLANVSTFVGKLVPTTELKTFEPDEREDAMAWASQPIPPK from the coding sequence ATGATCGAGATCCTGAAATCCGCGCCGCATGTGGCGGCGTTCCATTTCACCGGCACCTTGAGCGGCGAGGACTACGACACCTGTATCGCCGAGGTCGAAACCCGGCTGTCGCTCAACCCGCGCATCGCGGTCTATACCGATCTCACCGGGATGACCGGCATGAGCGCTGAAGCGATGGGCAAGGATGTCCGCTATGCCATCGGCAAGTTCGGCGAGTACAGCCGTTTCGCCCGTTCGGCGGTGGTTACCGAGCGTCACTGGCTGGCCAATGTGTCGACCTTCGTCGGCAAGCTGGTGCCGACGACGGAACTGAAGACGTTCGAACCCGATGAGCGCGAGGATGCGATGGCCTGGGCCTCGCAGCCGATTCCGCCCAAGTGA
- a CDS encoding pseudouridine synthase: MTACAPTCRRLPPPRPMRLNKFISDTGFCSRREADRLISAGRITVNGIRARIGSEVGEDDRVQVDGDDLRVRSVAKGRRQHVYIALNKPAGVTCTTESGVKGNIVDFIGHQQRIFPIGRLDKDSEGLILLTSNGDIVNEILRAENKLEKEYMVAVNRAVTDEFLRGMSRGVPVHGQMTLPCRTGKLGRFGFRIILVQGLNRQIRLMATHFGYRVKQLVRVRIGNVKLAHLKPGQWRNLTEAELHGLLPHRTNW, translated from the coding sequence ATGACAGCATGCGCGCCCACCTGCCGCCGGTTGCCACCGCCCCGCCCCATGCGCCTCAACAAATTCATCAGCGACACCGGCTTCTGTTCGCGACGCGAGGCCGACCGGTTGATCAGCGCCGGCCGGATCACCGTCAACGGCATCCGCGCCCGTATCGGCAGCGAAGTGGGCGAAGACGACAGGGTCCAGGTCGACGGCGATGATCTGCGCGTGCGCAGTGTCGCCAAGGGCAGACGCCAGCATGTCTATATCGCCCTGAACAAACCGGCGGGCGTGACCTGCACGACCGAGTCGGGCGTGAAAGGCAACATCGTGGACTTCATCGGCCACCAGCAGCGCATCTTCCCGATCGGCCGCCTCGACAAGGATTCCGAAGGCCTGATCCTGCTGACCAGCAACGGCGACATCGTCAACGAGATCCTGCGCGCCGAAAACAAACTGGAAAAGGAATACATGGTCGCGGTGAACCGCGCAGTCACCGACGAATTCCTGCGCGGGATGAGCCGCGGCGTGCCGGTGCACGGCCAGATGACCCTGCCCTGCCGGACCGGCAAGCTCGGCCGGTTCGGGTTCCGCATCATCCTGGTACAGGGTCTCAACCGGCAGATCCGGTTGATGGCCACGCACTTCGGTTACCGCGTCAAACAGCTGGTACGCGTTCGCATCGGCAACGTGAAGCTGGCCCACCTCAAGCCGGGCCAGTGGCGCAATCTCACCGAAGCCGAACTGCATGGCTTGCTGCCGCACCGCACCAACTGGTGA
- a CDS encoding zinc-dependent alcohol dehydrogenase family protein: MKHARYTHRGPVPQDVIEATPFTLPALQAGQVRVEVLAAPINPSDVLTLTGDYGSLPPLPAVGGNEGVGRVAEVAADVAGLSPGQTVLLPIGCGTWSTHLIVDAEALVPLPRGGDPHQLAMLTVNPPTARLLLSDIVDLHPGDWVIQNAANSAVGGYLIQLARIRGVRTVNIVRREAAVADVQELGANVVLVDGDDLSQRVAEATGGARPRLGIDAVGGMATERMAQALAPGATLVNYGAMGGEPCAISPSALIFRGITLRGFWLAQWFKNTDAATRNTLFAELVGLIAAGQLKARIQQTYGIDEIKAAVAAAAAGERSGKILLLPNG; this comes from the coding sequence ATGAAACACGCCCGCTACACCCACCGCGGCCCGGTGCCGCAGGATGTCATCGAAGCGACACCGTTCACCCTGCCGGCGCTGCAAGCGGGGCAGGTACGGGTGGAAGTGCTGGCCGCGCCCATCAATCCGTCCGATGTGCTCACCCTGACCGGCGACTACGGGTCGTTGCCACCTTTGCCGGCGGTGGGTGGCAACGAGGGGGTGGGACGGGTGGCGGAGGTCGCGGCGGATGTCGCCGGTCTCAGTCCCGGCCAGACCGTGCTGCTGCCGATCGGTTGTGGCACCTGGAGCACCCATCTCATCGTCGACGCCGAGGCCCTGGTTCCGCTGCCCAGGGGGGGCGACCCACATCAGCTCGCGATGCTCACCGTCAATCCGCCTACCGCGCGGCTGCTGTTGAGCGACATCGTCGATCTGCACCCTGGCGACTGGGTGATCCAGAACGCGGCCAACTCCGCGGTAGGCGGTTACTTGATCCAGCTGGCCCGGATCCGCGGCGTGCGCACGGTCAATATCGTCCGCCGGGAAGCTGCGGTGGCCGACGTGCAGGAACTGGGCGCGAACGTGGTGCTGGTTGATGGCGACGACCTCAGCCAGCGGGTCGCCGAGGCCACCGGCGGTGCCAGGCCGCGGCTGGGCATCGATGCCGTCGGAGGCATGGCGACCGAGCGCATGGCGCAGGCATTGGCGCCGGGCGCCACCCTTGTCAACTACGGCGCAATGGGCGGCGAACCCTGTGCGATATCACCCTCCGCACTGATATTCCGTGGTATCACCCTGCGCGGTTTCTGGCTGGCCCAATGGTTCAAGAACACCGATGCCGCCACCCGCAACACGCTGTTTGCCGAACTCGTCGGCCTGATCGCCGCCGGTCAGTTGAAGGCACGGATCCAGCAGACCTACGGCATCGATGAGATCAAGGCCGCCGTCGCGGCCGCCGCGGCCGGTGAGCGTTCCGGCAAGATCCTGCTGTTGCCGAACGGCTGA
- a CDS encoding CPBP family intramembrane glutamic endopeptidase, with translation MHFPGRQAAIALVVAAAAYVAALLFLSREPDFSIVEPLFLLGIVGLAFPLLAWLLTRSRIPMAAAQAPAPRAPGLPAVLAYLAAFAVLVLGWGFSAINGAFPWEPAQSIVQVLVKLATMVVLPLWLFAALRPAPGPFGSRRLWLVFAVMGAAYLGLQAVFGRGLATLAELAPTAATLAWAIPLCWLWQTIEAGLAEEVLFRRILQERLARSTRSQVAAVAWASLLFGCAHAPGLWLRGGHVMEGVASATPAWALAYSVVMIAPAGIAFGVLWARTRSLWLLVPLHGLVDLIPQLAPFIRTWTGS, from the coding sequence ATGCACTTCCCTGGTCGCCAGGCGGCCATCGCACTCGTCGTCGCAGCCGCCGCCTACGTCGCGGCGCTGCTGTTCCTGTCGCGCGAGCCGGATTTCTCCATCGTGGAACCACTGTTCCTGCTTGGAATAGTGGGCCTGGCCTTCCCTCTGCTTGCCTGGCTGCTGACCCGGAGTCGCATTCCAATGGCGGCCGCGCAGGCCCCTGCTCCACGCGCTCCGGGGCTGCCGGCAGTGCTGGCCTACCTCGCCGCGTTCGCGGTGCTGGTCCTGGGGTGGGGGTTCAGCGCCATCAATGGCGCCTTCCCGTGGGAACCCGCGCAGTCGATCGTACAGGTCCTGGTGAAGCTCGCCACGATGGTGGTTCTGCCGCTGTGGCTGTTCGCCGCGCTGCGTCCGGCACCCGGGCCATTCGGTTCGCGGCGCCTGTGGCTCGTGTTCGCGGTGATGGGCGCCGCCTACCTCGGGCTGCAGGCGGTGTTCGGGCGTGGTCTGGCCACGCTCGCCGAGCTGGCGCCGACGGCAGCGACGCTGGCCTGGGCCATCCCGCTGTGCTGGCTCTGGCAGACGATCGAAGCCGGGCTCGCGGAGGAAGTGCTGTTCCGCCGCATCCTGCAGGAGCGATTGGCACGATCGACCCGGTCGCAGGTGGCCGCGGTGGCCTGGGCGTCGCTTTTGTTCGGCTGCGCGCACGCACCGGGACTGTGGCTGCGGGGTGGCCATGTGATGGAAGGCGTCGCCAGTGCCACCCCCGCCTGGGCGCTGGCGTATTCAGTGGTGATGATCGCGCCGGCCGGGATCGCCTTCGGCGTGCTGTGGGCGCGGACTCGCTCGCTGTGGCTGCTGGTGCCACTGCACGGTCTGGTTGACCTGATTCCGCAGCTGGCCCCGTTCATCCGGACCTGGACCGGTAGCTGA